attataaatacttgttCTATGCACATAACATGAAAGAACaatctgaaattaaaatggGATAAAAGAGGACAAAATAATCAGATCACCTGTTAGATAGGGAAACCTCAAGTTCATAGTCCGATGCACTTTTTGTTGCTGCTGCTAGGACAGTAACAATTTCTGTCTTTCTAGTGCTAGCGATGAGCAAGTCATATTCTGTGGGGATAATAATAGCAAGGAAATTATCACTTAGTTCACTTAAACAAAGTTTCTCAACAGCTGCTAGAGCTATCCTTCTTTTGAGTGAATCGGTATCTGGGTCCAGAATGTAGATGGCAAAATCAGTAATTAGAAGTATACGCCGTTTCATCTTGCCGGAACCAGTGAACTTCAGAACTTTATCCGCAAAGAGAACTTTTCTGTCACCTGTGATGAAAAGTAAAGGGCATAACACTATTGGCAAGTACATCAATGCAACATGCGAAATTTGAACCCAGTCCACCTGCACAGTCACAAATCGCCGAAAAACAAAGCCGCAGATATGGCAGGATTATTTTACAAACAGTAATGAACAACAAATCTCTATCTTAAGAATCAAAGTAGTAAACAGAAAAGATCAGATAAACAGAGTCATTTAATTTCCATCAGAACAGACTGAATGCATTTAAAGAGTAAGCATGGCAAGATCAAACAAGTGCCCTTTTGAGCAGAGTGACCACTCAAAACAGTGAGTTCCACATGTCTGTAAAAAACATCTTCCATTTTGAGTGTTCAAATCTCTTCGTAGAATCAGCTGGGCACTACAAAGAACTATTAAACAGGTAAATTATGCTctccatttgtttttttcattaattcgTAACAAAccaaatgaaaatataccACAAACCTCCAATCTCAATTATTAGATATTACCCAACAACACCATGGTGAGCTTTCCATGCGTCGTTAAATTTTACAACAAGCGGTTATCTTTTGGTTCCACCTAAATACTAGGAATCCCAATGAAGAAATATTTCTTGTTCCAAGCTACGCTCTTGACAATAATGTCAAAATGCTCCATCTGACGCCACAAATCTTGAAATGagataaattttaaccatCCTAACATAGTCTTCCCAACTAATAAATAACCGACTTATTCCTCTTGAAAATTCTGATCaaagcaaaatcaaaattacaaatatcgaACCCAAACAAACGGAAAGAAAATCAGATTGAACTCAAGCATCCACCAATTATCAACCAACCCAAAGATCCACAAATCCCAAATAAGCGAACCTTGTTTCTCGAGAATTTTCATAACAAAAGGCCTGGATTGAACATCGAGGTAATCACCGATATAATCCCGATTGCGAGAGGCCCTCCGGCGAACTTTGACTCCCATAAACGGCTCCTGATCCTCCGTCACATTGCTATTAGAAGGCCGCAGTTTCAAGCTGCCGCGTCCGTCATCACCGCCGTCATCCAGGGTTTCATCGTCCACGTCACTGTACCGCGTCGGGGGGTCGGCAGATTCCTCGATCTTCACCCGGCGGCTCGGCTGGTATCGCAACATTTGCAAAAACTGGGAGAGATAAGCAGCAAAGCCACTACGATCGGCAGGGGTGAGGAACTGCGCACCAGCTGGCCGGTGAGCTCTTGGGCTGTAAACGCTGATTTGACAcaggaataataatttaagggAAATATAGGGGAAATTATGCTATTATTgctaaattatgttaaattctACATACACTGTCTTTTTTtcattactttttatattttttctaaatttaaataagtgtatcatttattttatttttttttgtttttctaaaagtAATGCTCGTAAAAATGGATTGACTCAAGCGGtccaaaagaaagagagaaattgCAAATTCCTATAGGAATGCAATGCTTAAGGTGCCCCCAAGAGGACCAACTCGGATAAGGGCCCAAGATGCCATCAAAACAACCTAGTCCAAGTATAGCTTCGAGGGAGTTCGGCAAGAGACCagtccaaaaaataaattggccaAAAGAAAtctaattgatcaaaatcccAAAGGGCGCAGATCCAATAAGGTCTCACATGCCCGTAAGGAAACTTAAAAACTTGAAATCTTCTGGCCGAAGTCAAAGCCCATATCTCATAGCATCCACAAATGGCCTAGATGGCATCACATCAATGTAGGATCTGGAAGCACACCTCATATAATTAGATAAGGACCAGTAACCCTTTTAGGGAGACGTGGCTCCTCTAGTCAAAAGTAACCTATAAACCCTAAAAGTTTGGATTCTGGCTCGAAGAAGACATCTCCTCAACCACCTTTTCAAAAATTCGGGAATGCATCCTTATCTCTTGAAGGTAACATTTGCGGCAGACTCCAACAACCCCCCTAAGAATTGTAGAGTTCTAACTGTCAGGAGATAACCCTCCACCAAATTCGAGAAAATCCTCCAACCATCCTCCTTCACCGAATCCGTGGTGATTCAGTCTATCCTAGCTACTTTGAGATCTTACTTCACCAAATCTGTGAAAATCCTCAaccaaatttgttgaaaatttggtCTTGTCCAACCGATTGATGGTTGTCCATAAATACAAAGCTTCTCTAGCAGGAAAAGACAACTTGAGCCTACATACTACAACTTTCACCTTCATTCCACTTTAGTTGAAATGAACactataatttcatatttaaaattttagtttaatacCAATCTCTTTTTGTatgtgaaaaatgaagaataacACTACCAATTCACTCATTTATGCTCTTTTAATTTCTAGCACTTTATTTCACTACTTTCCACTCCTAGTGGACCCCAATGCTATTTCTTACTCACATTATTGCCGTTGTCTgtgagaaacaaaaaattaagaggTGAGAACATAGAAGCTACCAATATCGAAGGGGCAAAAtgttttttagtcccataaaataaagatagaatttttttgggtACCACAACTATGGCAAATGATGCTTTTAgtcacataaaatataattcacgTTTTTTAGCCccaaaaaatgtgattttcaACCTTTTAAGtcccaaaattataatgtcTTTTTAATCCTAAAATCAGAACATACGTGACTTatttgggaccaaaaatacgtAATTATGAGTTTCATGAGATTAAAAGCGACACCTGCCAAAAgttgtggtaccaaaataaatttttctattgttttatgggactaaaaaaatatttttgcccAACATCGGAGCTAACACCCTATTGGGGAACCTTGCAACAGGACGTCCCTTTCTGGGAAAAAGTAAGAAAACCCGCCCCTGCAATGCAACTGGAGGGTGCACATTGATATGCTTTAATAGGAACTCCTAGATCTGTAGAAGCGTGTCTTAGGGGTTCCCCTAGTGGAGCAGAAAGGTACCCCTTCAAGGAAGAAATCTTGGCAGACGAACTCTTCCTCAATTAGAAGGAACCCAATCTCTTAGAGTACGATTGAACCACGGATCCTCAGAAGTAATTCTCGTATTTCGAGAATGTTGTCCTTCTCCACCATTGTACCgttgaaataaaattcatgTGTTCATAACCACATTCACTCGGTCGGCTCAATAGGGATTCAACCAATTGCCTACGAAATCAATCCGATCTTTTGGAGAGTTTTGCTCTCTCTTTCTTCGCCAATTTGCTAGCAGAAAACGACATCGATAAACAACAATGAGACTTTTTTATCCtacaacaaaaagaatgagAATTGATAAAGTATCTCCAATGTTTTAACTTAGCGGTTCTAGAGATTCCTTCTACTACTTTTGATATACTAACTTGTGCTTTTACGCAGGTCAAGATAGGGATTTTTTTCAAGTCCTTAATTAAGAAGTCTCTTCCTAACTTTTACAATCTTCTAGCCCgaattgaaaaatacatttaacaTAGATAAGTCTAGGAATTATAAGCATGAAGTCCTTGGTGAAAAATGCTAGGAACGAGAAGATGAGGCCAAGCTCCACAAAGAGCTTGATGTATAAGCCCTGCCTCCAAGCAAGCACCCTAATCCCTCCTCAAGGGAGACATAAAAAGACATTGTCTCCCACACAAGCACATAAGCACTCTTCTGTGGAGGCACAAAAGCCCTTCTCCACAGAGGCATCCAAGCGCTTATTCGGGTAGACATCTAGGGTCGTTCTCCTGAAAAGCACATAAACTATGTTCCATGTAGGCACCTAAGCCCTCCTCCGTAGAAACACATAAAACCTGCTTTGGGCAGATACTTTATTACTCATCCTGCGAGGCCCCTAAGTCCCACTCCAAGCAAGCAAACTCAAATAAACCTTCTTCCGAGCAGGCACACAAATCTTGCTTCACATAAGCACAAAATCCCTGTTCATAATAGACAATCTCTATTATTAACATTTcttgcagaaaaataaaaccttaCACCTGAGTAAGTACAAAAGGTACCCCCATTAAACCCTCCTCCATGGAGACACATAAATCCTACTCTAGTAATCACCTTCAGAAAAGCCCTACTCCATACAGGCACGAAagaagcttttttttttcccctccaaGCATGCTTATATTACTAATATTCTCTTACATGAATGCTAAAAAATAGCTCCCTCTTTGGTCAGTCTCTTCTCTTTAAGacatctattttaataaatatcaaaagttTTCAGTTATTAGAATGTGGGCCTAAATGatgtcaataaaaaataagtcaaCCCAAAGAGGCCTAAACAATCCAAATTGAAGAAAGAGATCACAAATCCCTAGAAGAATGCAAAGCTTAAAGTGCCCCTAATAAGCCAACCCAAGTAGAGTTCCCAAGAAGTCCAACAGGAGGTACCTCCAGAAATAAATTGaccaaaagaatttcaaacaGCCCAAATCCCAAGAGGGCAAATCCAAATTGTCTTCCAGGCCCATAAGAAAGTTTAGAAACTTGAAATCCCCTAACTAAAGTTAAGACCATATCACATGACGTCTGCGGGGTGACTTAGGTGGCATCCATATAGGATATTTGGAGATACACCTTACAAATCAGATAAGAACCAACAGTCCCCTCGAGGACATGTGGTGTCTCTAGTCCAAAGTAACCTAAACTTTATAAACTTGACATCCGGCTAGGAGAAGGCATCTCCTCAACCTTCTCCCCAAAAGTCCGACAAGACATCCTTATCTCTAGAAGATATCCTCATCCTCAACAGACTGCAACCGCTCCCGAGAATTGCGGCACTCCAACCTCTAAGAGATAGCCCTCCACCGAATCCCGTGGGTATCCTCCAATTGCTGGGAAATTGGATTCAACCTTATCTAACTACTTTGAAATCTTACTCTACCAAATGAGTGAGATCCTTCACCAAATCAGCGAGGAATTTGGTCTTCTCCAACCGATTGGTGGTTGCTTATAAATAGAGAGCTCCTCCAATGAAAAAGGACAATTTGAGCCTATATACTACAACTTTCGCCTTCATACTACCACTTTATATGAaagaaatatgtaattttatacttaaaattttactttaaatcAATCTctcttttgaacataaaaaaaagaagaacacCCTCAATTCACTCACTTATGCTCTTTTATTTCCCAAAACGTTGTTTCACTACTTTCTATTCCTAGTGGGTCGGAACACTATCTTTTGCttgtataaaaaagaattaaagattttattactataaattaattagtaacatagtttaattgttttaatgtctgataatatattttcattattaattcttaagatattaaaacttaaattattttctattacatagttttatatttaaaattttgaactgttataattttttatttattgactattgtaaaaaaaagtaattatccCGCGCAGGATACTGACTATTTGTGAAATAAATAACAACCTAATACGTTGagagattattattttacagtAAAAGTTGTGTAATTCTTACTTTCTTTAATGCATGAAAATAGCacttcatataaaaataaaccttTTCATTAGTTTGCGAATTTGTGGATAATTTACTACACATAAGTCACAATTTCTATATggatttttgctatttttatttttagcccattatattaatttcttttttacattttttaaaacaatgttaaaaagataatattaaattcattaattttaagataaatttcTATAAGACTATATTTGGCTAAAGGATTTGAAGTTATGAATCCCAAATTTCTAATAACAAattcttttgatttgtttttgataattctaaattctaaattttttaaattttttaatattaaatttgaactattattttttgaaaatttatggaTTTGGAGTTGAGCGggttatttagaaaaaaaaattcaaatgatttcATATTagaataaaggtaaattacaatgaccttTCATGaggtttgttataattatgaatactcttttattatttaaaaaattataaatgcccCCTGAATAGgagtatgaaattgtcaactttgccctccttgtatttttttatttctaaaaaaataaaatttataaaaaaaatcaaacggagtggatgaaaaaattttaaaaattatatatttagtgtataaaaaatcaaaaataaataaaattataatttttaatccataagggcattttggtcagtttaacacaaaaaatagatggaaCATAACGGAtttggctaattgttagatgaccgttaaaatcagggagatattgataatttttcaaacaataagagaatattcataattatgtcaaacctcagAAGACGTTGTTGTAATTTGCCCTTAGTATAACTTcaaatcatcaatatttaacaaaaacataattcaaatttaaagttgtaggatttgaaattctttaaggcagtatttatttatttgaataattcaaaatttaaagaatttcaaatcctCCGTCAAGGTGGTGCTCCATGGacctataaaaaaagattacgTTTATG
The window above is part of the Sesamum indicum cultivar Zhongzhi No. 13 linkage group LG7, S_indicum_v1.0, whole genome shotgun sequence genome. Proteins encoded here:
- the LOC105166721 gene encoding myosin heavy chain IB; translation: MLRYQPSRRVKIEESADPPTRYSDVDDETLDDGGDDGRGSLKLRPSNSNVTEDQEPFMGVKVRRRASRNRDYIGDYLDVQSRPFVMKILEKQGDRKVLFADKVLKFTGSGKMKRRILLITDFAIYILDPDTDSLKRRIALAAVEKLCLSELSDNFLAIIIPTEYDLLIASTRKTEIVTVLAAATKSASDYELEVSLSNSFEYNAAAEVVKEVQFEEVEGGVRTRIVQK